The Lutra lutra chromosome 10, mLutLut1.2, whole genome shotgun sequence genome contains a region encoding:
- the LOC125110238 gene encoding dnaJ homolog subfamily C member 4-like isoform X7, whose protein sequence is MHSSLWPPFTSRRPVAMLSLCLCRSWHRSPATRLFSAASGQRSGPRNYYELLGVHPGASTEEVKRAFFSKSKELHPDRDPGNPALHSRFVELSEAYQVLSREQSRRSYDHQLSSASPPKPPATAAHARSAHQAHKYQAHSGSWEPPNAQYWAQFPGVRPQGPESRKQQHKQNQRVLGYCLLIMLAGMGLHYVAFRKLEQIHRSFMDEKDRVITAIYNDTRARARANRARLQEKLQGQQLQPPPGGPGISPPDTGTRQ, encoded by the exons ATGCACTCTTCTTTGTGGCCTCCTTTCACCAGCCGCCGGCCTGTCGCCATGCTGTCCCTGTGCCTGTGCCGGTCGTGGCACCGCAGCCCTGCCACCCGGCTCTTCTCAGCGGCCTCCGGGCAGCG GTCTGGCCCTAGGAACTACTATGAACTGTTAGGGGTGCATCCTGGTGCCAGCACTGAAGAAGTTAAACGAGCTTTCTTCTCCAAGTCCAAAGAG CTGCACCCCGACCGGGACCCtgggaatccagccctgcatagcCGCTTTGTGGAGCTCAGCGAAGCATATCAAGTGCTCAGCCGAGAGCAGAGCCGCCGAAGCTACGATCACCAGCTGTCCTCCGCAAGTCCTCCAAAGCCTCCAGCAACCGCGGCCCATGCCAGGTCTGCTCATCAGGCACACAAGTATCAGGCACACAG cggCTCCTGGGAACCCCCCAATGCCCAGTATTGGGCCCAGTTTCCTGGTGTGAGGCCTCAGGGACCAGAGTCGAGGAAGCAGCAGCACAAACAGAACCAGCGGGTTCTAGGGTACTGCCTCCTGATCATGCTGGCGGGCATGGGCCTGCACTATGTCGCCTTCAG GAAGCTGGAGCAGATACACCGGAGCTTCATGGATGAAAAGGACCGGGTCATCACAGCCATCTACAATGACACACGGGCGCGGGCCAG GGCCAACAGAGCCAGGCTCCAGGAGAAACTGCAGGGGCAGCAGCTGCAGCC
- the NUDT22 gene encoding uridine diphosphate glucose pyrophosphatase NUDT22 isoform X2: protein MDPEVSLLLRCPPGGLPEEQVRAELSPDHDRRPLPGGDEAIAAIWESRLQAQPWLFDAPKFRLHSAILAPTGSQGPQLLLRLGLTSYRDFLGTNWAGSAGRLQQQGATDWGDKQAYLADPLGVGAMLITADDFFVFLRRSRQVAEAPGLVDVPGGHPEPQVNVPLSALSRPLLLGIARNETSAGRASAEFYVQCSLTSEQVKKYYMGGGAEAHESTGIIFVETQRVQRLQETKLWTELCPSAKGAIFLYNQVQGSPT, encoded by the exons ATGGACCCTGAGGTGTCTTTGCTGCTGCGGTGCCCCCCAGGTGGGCTGCCAGAGGAGCAGGTACGGGCTGAGCTGAGCCCAGACCATGACCGCCGCCCACTGCCAGGAGGGGACGAGGCCATCGCTGCCATCTGGGAGAGCCGGCTACAGGCTCAGCCCTGGCTCTTTGACGCCCCCAAATTCCGTCTGCACTCTGCCATCTTGGCCCCCACTGGCTCACAGGGACCACAACTGCTCCTGCGCCTGGGCCTGACTTCCTACCGAGACTTCCTGGGCACTAACTGGGCTGGCTCGGCGGGGCGGCTGCAACAGCAGGGGGCCACTGACTGGGGTGACAAGCAAGCCTACCTGGCAGACCCGCTGGGGGTTGGCGCCATGCTGATCACAGCAGATGACTTCTTTGTCTTCCTGCGTCGCTCTCGGCAGGTGGCCGAGGCACCTGGGCTGGTGGATGTGCCTGGGGGGCACCCTGAGCCTCAG GTGAACGTGCCACTGTCCGCTCTGAGTCGGCCACTGCTGTTGGGTATCGCCCGCAATGAGACCAGCGCCGGCCGTGCCAGTGCTGAGTTCTACGTCCA GTGCAGCCTGACTTCTGAGCAGGTGAAGAAGTACTACATGGGTGGGGGAGCTGAGGCCCACGAGTCTACGGGGATCATCTTTGTGGAGACACAG AGGGTACAGAGGTTGCAGGAGACCAAACTGTGGACTGAGCTCTGCCCGTCGGCTAAAGGTGCCATCTTCCTCTACAACCAAGTCCAGGGAAGTCCCACCTGA
- the LOC125110238 gene encoding dnaJ homolog subfamily C member 4-like isoform X6, whose protein sequence is MRTKPPCQAVSNGRGVEGLSEGRQRPSRFANGRPLSFRSRRPVAMLSLCLCRSWHRSPATRLFSAASGQRSGPRNYYELLGVHPGASTEEVKRAFFSKSKELHPDRDPGNPALHSRFVELSEAYQVLSREQSRRSYDHQLSSASPPKPPATAAHARSAHQAHKYQAHSGSWEPPNAQYWAQFPGVRPQGPESRKQQHKQNQRVLGYCLLIMLAGMGLHYVAFRKLEQIHRSFMDEKDRVITAIYNDTRARARANRARLQEKLQGQQLQPPPGGPGISPPDTGTRQ, encoded by the exons ATGAGGACGAAGCCCCCTTGCCAGGCCGTG AGCAACGGAAGAGGGGTCGAAGGCCTCAGCGAGGGCAGGCAACGTCCCTCCCGCTTCGCCAACGGGCGCCCGTTGTCTTTCCGCAG CCGCCGGCCTGTCGCCATGCTGTCCCTGTGCCTGTGCCGGTCGTGGCACCGCAGCCCTGCCACCCGGCTCTTCTCAGCGGCCTCCGGGCAGCG GTCTGGCCCTAGGAACTACTATGAACTGTTAGGGGTGCATCCTGGTGCCAGCACTGAAGAAGTTAAACGAGCTTTCTTCTCCAAGTCCAAAGAG CTGCACCCCGACCGGGACCCtgggaatccagccctgcatagcCGCTTTGTGGAGCTCAGCGAAGCATATCAAGTGCTCAGCCGAGAGCAGAGCCGCCGAAGCTACGATCACCAGCTGTCCTCCGCAAGTCCTCCAAAGCCTCCAGCAACCGCGGCCCATGCCAGGTCTGCTCATCAGGCACACAAGTATCAGGCACACAG cggCTCCTGGGAACCCCCCAATGCCCAGTATTGGGCCCAGTTTCCTGGTGTGAGGCCTCAGGGACCAGAGTCGAGGAAGCAGCAGCACAAACAGAACCAGCGGGTTCTAGGGTACTGCCTCCTGATCATGCTGGCGGGCATGGGCCTGCACTATGTCGCCTTCAG GAAGCTGGAGCAGATACACCGGAGCTTCATGGATGAAAAGGACCGGGTCATCACAGCCATCTACAATGACACACGGGCGCGGGCCAG GGCCAACAGAGCCAGGCTCCAGGAGAAACTGCAGGGGCAGCAGCTGCAGCC
- the TRPT1 gene encoding tRNA 2'-phosphotransferase 1 isoform X3, whose product MNSPGGRRQETTGPRGRRAHRPRGQDQDVQLSKALSYVLRHGALKLGLPMRADGFVPLGTLLQLPQFHGFSAEDVQRVVDTNGKQRFALQPGDPSTGPLIRANQGHSLQVPELELMPLETPQALPLRLVHGTFWQHWPSILLRGLSCRGRTHIHLAPGLPGDPGVISGMRPNCDVAVFIDGPRALADGIPFFRSANGVILTPGNADGFLLPKYFKEALQLRPTRENHHHSPESPFPWLVMKRQSVRVAPSTAPEEAG is encoded by the exons ATGAACTCCcctggaggaaggaggcaggaaaccACAGGACCCAGGGGTAGAAGGGCTCACAGACCCCGGGGACAG GACCAAGACGTGCAGTTGTCCAAGGCTCTCTCCTACGTGCTGCGGCACGGGGCCCTGAAGCTGGGGCTTCCCATGAGGGCTG ATGGCTTCGTGCCCCTCGGTACCCTCCTTCAGCTGCCCCAGTTCCACGGCTTCTCGGCTGAAGACGTGCAGCGAGTTGTGGACACCAACGGGAAGCAGCGGTTTGCCCTGCAGCCAGGGGACCCCAGCACGGGCCCTCTCATCCGGGCCAATCAGGGTCACTCCCTGCAG GTACCGGAGTTGGAGCTGATGCCCCTGGAGACCCCACAGGCCCTGCCCCTGAGGCTCGTCCATGGCACTTTCTGGCAGCACTGGCCATCCATCCTGCTCAGGGGTCTATCCTGCCGGGGAAGGACACATATCCACCTGGCTCCGGGACTGCCTGGGGACCCTGGTGTCATCAGTG GCATGCGGCCAAATTGTGATGTGGCCGTGTTCATTGATGGGCCCCGGGCCCTGGCAG ATGGAATCCCCTTTTTCCGCTCTGCCAATGGAGTGATCCTCACCCCGGGGAATGCTGATGGCTTCCTGCTTCCCAAGTACTTCAAGGAGGCTCTGCAGCTTCGCCCTACCCGTGAGAACCACCACCATTCTCCT GAAAGTCCCTTTCCTTGGCTGGTAATGAAGAGACAGAGTGTCAGAGTGGCCCCAAGCACAGCTCCAGAGGAAGCAGGATGA
- the NUDT22 gene encoding uridine diphosphate glucose pyrophosphatase NUDT22 isoform X1, giving the protein MDPEVSLLLRCPPGGLPEEQVRAELSPDHDRRPLPGGDEAIAAIWESRLQAQPWLFDAPKFRLHSAILAPTGSQGPQLLLRLGLTSYRDFLGTNWAGSAGRLQQQGATDWGDKQAYLADPLGVGAMLITADDFFVFLRRSRQVAEAPGLVDVPGGHPEPQAVCPGDSPLHKNLPGELVVHELFSSVLQEICDEVNVPLSALSRPLLLGIARNETSAGRASAEFYVQCSLTSEQVKKYYMGGGAEAHESTGIIFVETQRVQRLQETKLWTELCPSAKGAIFLYNQVQGSPT; this is encoded by the exons ATGGACCCTGAGGTGTCTTTGCTGCTGCGGTGCCCCCCAGGTGGGCTGCCAGAGGAGCAGGTACGGGCTGAGCTGAGCCCAGACCATGACCGCCGCCCACTGCCAGGAGGGGACGAGGCCATCGCTGCCATCTGGGAGAGCCGGCTACAGGCTCAGCCCTGGCTCTTTGACGCCCCCAAATTCCGTCTGCACTCTGCCATCTTGGCCCCCACTGGCTCACAGGGACCACAACTGCTCCTGCGCCTGGGCCTGACTTCCTACCGAGACTTCCTGGGCACTAACTGGGCTGGCTCGGCGGGGCGGCTGCAACAGCAGGGGGCCACTGACTGGGGTGACAAGCAAGCCTACCTGGCAGACCCGCTGGGGGTTGGCGCCATGCTGATCACAGCAGATGACTTCTTTGTCTTCCTGCGTCGCTCTCGGCAGGTGGCCGAGGCACCTGGGCTGGTGGATGTGCCTGGGGGGCACCCTGAGCCTCAG GCCGTGTGCCCTGGTGACAGTCCCCTGCACAAGAACCTCCCTGGGGAGCTGGTGGTGCATGAGCTCTTCTCCAGCGTCCTCCAGGAGATCTGTGACGAG GTGAACGTGCCACTGTCCGCTCTGAGTCGGCCACTGCTGTTGGGTATCGCCCGCAATGAGACCAGCGCCGGCCGTGCCAGTGCTGAGTTCTACGTCCA GTGCAGCCTGACTTCTGAGCAGGTGAAGAAGTACTACATGGGTGGGGGAGCTGAGGCCCACGAGTCTACGGGGATCATCTTTGTGGAGACACAG AGGGTACAGAGGTTGCAGGAGACCAAACTGTGGACTGAGCTCTGCCCGTCGGCTAAAGGTGCCATCTTCCTCTACAACCAAGTCCAGGGAAGTCCCACCTGA
- the TRPT1 gene encoding tRNA 2'-phosphotransferase 1 isoform X1 translates to MSRISPSQDFAMNSPGGRRQETTGPRGRRAHRPRGQDQDVQLSKALSYVLRHGALKLGLPMRADGFVPLGTLLQLPQFHGFSAEDVQRVVDTNGKQRFALQPGDPSTGPLIRANQGHSLQVPELELMPLETPQALPLRLVHGTFWQHWPSILLRGLSCRGRTHIHLAPGLPGDPGVISGMRPNCDVAVFIDGPRALADGIPFFRSANGVILTPGNADGFLLPKYFKEALQLRPTRENHHHSPESPFPWLVMKRQSVRVAPSTAPEEAG, encoded by the exons ATGAGCAGAATATCCCCCTCCCAG GACTTTGCCATGAACTCCcctggaggaaggaggcaggaaaccACAGGACCCAGGGGTAGAAGGGCTCACAGACCCCGGGGACAG GACCAAGACGTGCAGTTGTCCAAGGCTCTCTCCTACGTGCTGCGGCACGGGGCCCTGAAGCTGGGGCTTCCCATGAGGGCTG ATGGCTTCGTGCCCCTCGGTACCCTCCTTCAGCTGCCCCAGTTCCACGGCTTCTCGGCTGAAGACGTGCAGCGAGTTGTGGACACCAACGGGAAGCAGCGGTTTGCCCTGCAGCCAGGGGACCCCAGCACGGGCCCTCTCATCCGGGCCAATCAGGGTCACTCCCTGCAG GTACCGGAGTTGGAGCTGATGCCCCTGGAGACCCCACAGGCCCTGCCCCTGAGGCTCGTCCATGGCACTTTCTGGCAGCACTGGCCATCCATCCTGCTCAGGGGTCTATCCTGCCGGGGAAGGACACATATCCACCTGGCTCCGGGACTGCCTGGGGACCCTGGTGTCATCAGTG GCATGCGGCCAAATTGTGATGTGGCCGTGTTCATTGATGGGCCCCGGGCCCTGGCAG ATGGAATCCCCTTTTTCCGCTCTGCCAATGGAGTGATCCTCACCCCGGGGAATGCTGATGGCTTCCTGCTTCCCAAGTACTTCAAGGAGGCTCTGCAGCTTCGCCCTACCCGTGAGAACCACCACCATTCTCCT GAAAGTCCCTTTCCTTGGCTGGTAATGAAGAGACAGAGTGTCAGAGTGGCCCCAAGCACAGCTCCAGAGGAAGCAGGATGA
- the TRPT1 gene encoding tRNA 2'-phosphotransferase 1 isoform X2 gives MNSPGGRRQETTGPRGRRAHRPRGQDQDVQLSKALSYVLRHGALKLGLPMRADGFVPLGTLLQLPQFHGFSAEDVQRVVDTNGKQRFALQPGDPSTGPLIRANQGHSLQVPELELMPLETPQALPLRLVHGTFWQHWPSILLRGLSCRGRTHIHLAPGLPGDPGVISGMRPNCDVAVFIDGPRALADGIPFFRSANGVILTPGNADGFLLPKYFKEALQLRPTRKSLSLAGNEETECQSGPKHSSRGSRMTQQ, from the exons ATGAACTCCcctggaggaaggaggcaggaaaccACAGGACCCAGGGGTAGAAGGGCTCACAGACCCCGGGGACAG GACCAAGACGTGCAGTTGTCCAAGGCTCTCTCCTACGTGCTGCGGCACGGGGCCCTGAAGCTGGGGCTTCCCATGAGGGCTG ATGGCTTCGTGCCCCTCGGTACCCTCCTTCAGCTGCCCCAGTTCCACGGCTTCTCGGCTGAAGACGTGCAGCGAGTTGTGGACACCAACGGGAAGCAGCGGTTTGCCCTGCAGCCAGGGGACCCCAGCACGGGCCCTCTCATCCGGGCCAATCAGGGTCACTCCCTGCAG GTACCGGAGTTGGAGCTGATGCCCCTGGAGACCCCACAGGCCCTGCCCCTGAGGCTCGTCCATGGCACTTTCTGGCAGCACTGGCCATCCATCCTGCTCAGGGGTCTATCCTGCCGGGGAAGGACACATATCCACCTGGCTCCGGGACTGCCTGGGGACCCTGGTGTCATCAGTG GCATGCGGCCAAATTGTGATGTGGCCGTGTTCATTGATGGGCCCCGGGCCCTGGCAG ATGGAATCCCCTTTTTCCGCTCTGCCAATGGAGTGATCCTCACCCCGGGGAATGCTGATGGCTTCCTGCTTCCCAAGTACTTCAAGGAGGCTCTGCAGCTTCGCCCTACCC GAAAGTCCCTTTCCTTGGCTGGTAATGAAGAGACAGAGTGTCAGAGTGGCCCCAAGCACAGCTCCAGAGGAAGCAGGATGAcccaacaataa